A stretch of Gadus macrocephalus chromosome 17, ASM3116895v1 DNA encodes these proteins:
- the gigyf1a gene encoding GRB10-interacting GYF protein 1 isoform X5, giving the protein MTAETLNFGPEWLRALSSGGSVTSPPPSPAMPKYKLAEYRYGREEMLALYIKDNKVPEDMQDKEFAAILQEEPMQPLALVPLTEEEQRNFSMSVNSVAVLRLMGKGVGGPAPAGVVRGRGAARGGRGRGRGEGGFYQRSIEEPELGFGRSVREIHRSQSWDDSSVSDVWTPRGERRFEKPLRREVTGRPGFEEVAAVAPGPGRKEHTRADSDNWRTLREEQAEEEGGGGGSGVGGVAVGGGGGGGGGGVEPGSNWRMGVCRRDGTFDLTPSDGGPRSAGWRDHSAPGESRRRKFDFDFRDSDGRGGGGGGRRRAGSEGMEDDRDGLPEWCTDEEEGDLGTFDSSGAFMPLKKGGKDMILEEELDFQGIEEEDEDEFPADSERPNNSGGDKDKESKETGFGDHQGKRSPPCSSPPNHMNPDSKAGGTRMVVQDNPQQTNNLPHKGSNMLNDAGPAGLSKVHVSLSNNVSNNAGHAHASVLPSPPPSSAAPLLPPAGGDIEDDEGMKHLQQEAEKMVASLQDTSLEEECFTQALQHHQHHHHQHQQQQQRQEQQQQQQDGRNTADALPLGHEAAKKWFYKDPQGEIQGPFTTMEMCEWFQAGYFTMTLLVKRGCDEGFQPLGDVIKMWGRVPFVPGPSPPPLLVRPPPPQRPQATQRSSSVTGNLEQERLKKQQELIYQQIQQQQQLFQLINSDQGMMPSMNRSMSVPDTGSMWDMHTSASQPSGGEASLWDLTMNSSTQGPTLEQLQKQERREAELRAKREEEERKRREEKRRQEELKRREEEDLFRRKQCRQQQELIMKLLQQAPLQQGSGAGGSGWGGPSSSGMAKSGKPPALTLLEMHQEAERILKQQRVQQQRDRHSGMPMGSSSMGGQWADGVGMWGGPGGMDSKAPGGGSSGGMGMWDEAVKNQGSLRGNNNMGMKNSRSSPSLSDQYLMRRKRTEDEDKLLKLLQGMKPQDGFTTWCEQMLHALNTSTNNSSSSLDVATIVAYLKEVESPYAVLDFIRSYLGDTVEAKEFAKQFLERRAKQKANQQRQQQQLSKEVAGLNMNFPLQDSMRGMNPGALQSMFQNTHMGKAGLYDNQGGKMKKKQPMMLHSDPSILGYSFHNTGECLSLNEMEMEDY; this is encoded by the exons ATGACTGCTGAGACTCTTAACTTCGGCCCAGAATG GCTTCGTGCACTGTCCAGTGGGGGGAGTGTGacatctccccctccttcccccgccATGCCAAAGTACAAGCTGGCCGAGTACCGCTACGGCCGCGAGGAGATGCTAGCACTTTATATCAAAGACAACAAG GTCCCCGAGGACATGCAGGATAAGGAGTTTGCTGCTATTCTGCAAGAAGAACCCATGCAGCCGCTGGCACTGGTGCCCCTCaccgaggaggagcag AGGAACTTCTCCATGTCTGTGAACAGCGTGGCGGTGCTGAGGCTCATGGGTAAAGGAGTGGGAGGCCCCGCCCCGGCCGGTGTGGTCCGGGGCCGAGGGGCCGCGAGAGGCGGTCGAG GTCGTGGGCGCGGAGAAGGCGGGTTCTACCAAAGAAGTATTGAGGAGCCGGAGTTGGGCTTCGGTCGCAGCGTCCGGGAGATTCACCGCAGCCAGAGCTGGGACGACAG CTCTGTGTCTGACGTGTGGACCCCCAGGGGCGAGCGCCGCTTCGAGAAGCCCCTGCGGCGCGAGGTGACGGGCCGGCCCGGCTTTGAGGAGGTGGCCGccgtggccccggggcccggcagGAAGGAGCACACGCGGGCCGACAGCGACAACTGGCGCACCCTGCGGGAGgagcaggcggaggaggagggcggcggcggcggcagcggggtCGGCGGCGTCGCCgtgggcggaggagggggaggaggaggaggcggcgtggAGCCGGGCAGCAACTGGAGGATGGGCGTCTGCCGCAGGGACG GAACTTTTGATCTAACCCCATCAGACGGAGGTCCTCGCTCAGCAGGCTGGCGGGACCACAGCGCCCCGGGCGAGAGTCGGCGCAGGAAGTTTGACTTTGACTTCCGGGACTCTGACgggcgcggcggcggtggcggcgggcggcggcgagCGGGGAGTGAGGGCATGGAGGACGACCGGGACGGGCTCCCAGAGTGGTGcacagacgaggaggagggagacctggGCACCTTCGACTCCTCTGGAGCGTTCATGCCCCttaag AAGGGAGGCAAGGACATGAtcctggaggaggagttggactTCCAGGGCAtcgaggaggaagatgaggacgaGTTCCCCGCTGACTCTGAGAGGCCCAACAACTCCGGCGGTGATAAAGATAAGG AGAGCAAGGAGACCGGGTTCGGCGACCACCAGGGTAAACGCTCCCCACCTTGCTCCTCCCCCCCGAACCACATGAACCCCGACTCCAAGGCTGGCGGCACAAGGATGGTTGTCCAAGACAACCCCCAGCAAACAAACAACCTGCCCCACAAAGGCAGTAACATGTTGAACGACG CAGGTCCCGCGGGGTTGTCCAAGGTCCACGTGAGCCTCAGTAACAACGTGTCCAACAACGCCGGCCATGCCCACGCCTCggtccttccctcccccccgccctcctctgcTGCTCCGCTCCTCCCTCCTGCAGGGGGAGACATCGAGGACGACGAGGGCATGAAGCACCTACAGCAG GAGGCGGAGAAGATGGTGGCGTCGCTGCAGGACACgtccctggaggaggagtgCTTCACCCAGGCCctgcagcaccaccagcaccaccaccaccagcaccagcagcagcagcagaggcaggaacagcagcagcagcagcaagacgGCCGCAACACGGCCGACGCACTCCCACTGGGCCACGAGGCCGCCAAGAAGTGGTTCTACAAGGACCCCCAGGGGGAGATCCAAG gCCCCTTCACCACCATGGAGATGTGCGAGTGGTTCCAGGCGGGCTACTTTACCATGACGCTGCTGGTGAAGCGTGGCTGCGACGAGGGCTTCCAGCCCCTCGGCGACGTCATCAAGATGTGGGGCCGCGTGCCCTTCGTCCCGGGACCCTCGCCGCCCCCGCTGCTGGTgaggccccctcccccccagcgccCACAGGCCACACAGAGGAGCTCCTCTGTGACG ggtaaCCTGGAGCAGGAGCGTCTGAAGAAGCAGCAGGAGCTGATCTACCAGCAgatccagcaacagcagcagctcttCCAGCTCATCAACAG TGATCAGGGTATGATGCCTTCGATGAACAGGTCGATGTCAGTGCCAGATACAGGGTCCATGTGGGACATGCATACCTCAGCTTCTCAACCGTCGG GCGGAGAGGCCAGTCTTTGGGACTTAACAATGAATTCTTCTACTCAGGGTCCAACTCTCGAACAGCTTCAAAAG caggagagaagagaggctgAACTCAGGGcgaagcgggaggaggaggagcgcaagcgacgggaggagaagaggagacaggaggagctaaagaggagggaagaggaggacctCTTCCGGCGCAAGCAG TGCCGACAGCAGCAGGAGCTCATCATGAAGTTACTCCAGCAGGCCCCCCTGCAGCAGGGCTCCGGCGCCGGGGGCTCGGGCTGGGGAGGGCCCTCCTCCTCTGGGATGGCCAAGTCAGGAAAGCCCCCGGCTCTCACCTTGCTGGAGATGCACCAGGAGGCCGAACGCATACTGAAGCAGCAGCGggtccagcagcagagagacagg caCTCCGGCATGCCCATGGGCTCCTCCTCCATGGGGGGCCAGTGGGCGGACGGCGTGGGCATGTGGGGCGGCCCGGGGGGCATGGACTCCAAGGCCCCCGGGGGAGGCTCTTCCGGCGGGATGGGCATGTGGGACGAGGCGGTGAAGAACCAGGGCAGTCTCCGTGGCAACAACAACATGGGCATGAAGAACAGCCGCAGCAGCCCGTCGCTCAg tgaccAGTACCTGATGCGGCGCAAGCGGACGGAGGACGAGGACAAGCTGCTGAAGCTCCTCCAGGGCATGAAGCCCCAGGACGGCTTCACCACCTGGTGCGAGCAGATGCTGCACGCCCtcaacacctccaccaacaactcctcctcctcgctggatG tggCCACCATCGTTGCGTACCTGAAGGAGGTGGAGTCGCCCTACGCTGTGCTGGACTTCATCAGGTCCTACCTGGGCGACACCGTGGAAGCCAAAGAGTTCGCCAAACAGTTCCTGGAGCGCCGTGCCAAACAGAAAGCTAACCAACAGAGACAGCAGCAACAG TTATCAAAGGAAGTTGCTGGATTGAACATGAACTTCCCACTGCAG GACTCCATGCGCGGTATGAATCCCGGCGCCCTGCAGTCCATGTTCCAGAACACCCACATGGGCAAGGCTGGTCTCTATGACAACCAAGGagggaagatgaagaagaaacaGCCCATGATGCTGCATTCTGACCCCAGCATTTTAG gcTACTCATTCCACAACACGGGCGAGTGTCTGAGCCTGAATGAAATGGAGATGGAGGATTACTGA
- the gigyf1a gene encoding GRB10-interacting GYF protein 1 isoform X1, with the protein MTAETLNFGPEWLRALSSGGSVTSPPPSPAMPKYKLAEYRYGREEMLALYIKDNKVPEDMQDKEFAAILQEEPMQPLALVPLTEEEQRNFSMSVNSVAVLRLMGKGVGGPAPAGVVRGRGAARGGRGRGRGEGGFYQRSIEEPELGFGRSVREIHRSQSWDDSSVSDVWTPRGERRFEKPLRREVTGRPGFEEVAAVAPGPGRKEHTRADSDNWRTLREEQAEEEGGGGGSGVGGVAVGGGGGGGGGGVEPGSNWRMGVCRRDGTFDLTPSDGGPRSAGWRDHSAPGESRRRKFDFDFRDSDGRGGGGGGRRRAGSEGMEDDRDGLPEWCTDEEEGDLGTFDSSGAFMPLKKGGKDMILEEELDFQGIEEEDEDEFPADSERPNNSGGDKDKESKETGFGDHQGKRSPPCSSPPNHMNPDSKAGGTRMVVQDNPQQTNNLPHKGSNMLNDAGPAGLSKVHVSLSNNVSNNAGHAHASVLPSPPPSSAAPLLPPAGGDIEDDEGMKHLQQEAEKMVASLQDTSLEEECFTQALQHHQHHHHQHQQQQQRQEQQQQQQDGRNTADALPLGHEAAKKWFYKDPQGEIQGPFTTMEMCEWFQAGYFTMTLLVKRGCDEGFQPLGDVIKMWGRVPFVPGPSPPPLLVRPPPPQRPQATQRSSSVTGNLEQERLKKQQELIYQQIQQQQQLFQLINRCSDQGMMPSMNRSMSVPDTGSMWDMHTSASQPSGGEASLWDLTMNSSTQGPTLEQLQKQERREAELRAKREEEERKRREEKRRQEELKRREEEDLFRRKQCRQQQELIMKLLQQAPLQQGSGAGGSGWGGPSSSGMAKSGKPPALTLLEMHQEAERILKQQRVQQQRDRHSGMPMGSSSMGGQWADGVGMWGGPGGMDSKAPGGGSSGGMGMWDEAVKNQGSLRGNNNMGMKNSRSSPSLSDQYLMRRKRTEDEDKLLKLLQGMKPQDGFTTWCEQMLHALNTSTNNSSSSLDVATIVAYLKEVESPYAVLDFIRSYLGDTVEAKEFAKQFLERRAKQKANQQRQQQQLSKEVAGLNMNFPLQDSMRGMNPGALQSMFQNTHMGKAGLYDNQGGKMKKKQPMMLHSDPSILGYSFHNTGECLSLNEMEMEDY; encoded by the exons ATGACTGCTGAGACTCTTAACTTCGGCCCAGAATG GCTTCGTGCACTGTCCAGTGGGGGGAGTGTGacatctccccctccttcccccgccATGCCAAAGTACAAGCTGGCCGAGTACCGCTACGGCCGCGAGGAGATGCTAGCACTTTATATCAAAGACAACAAG GTCCCCGAGGACATGCAGGATAAGGAGTTTGCTGCTATTCTGCAAGAAGAACCCATGCAGCCGCTGGCACTGGTGCCCCTCaccgaggaggagcag AGGAACTTCTCCATGTCTGTGAACAGCGTGGCGGTGCTGAGGCTCATGGGTAAAGGAGTGGGAGGCCCCGCCCCGGCCGGTGTGGTCCGGGGCCGAGGGGCCGCGAGAGGCGGTCGAG GTCGTGGGCGCGGAGAAGGCGGGTTCTACCAAAGAAGTATTGAGGAGCCGGAGTTGGGCTTCGGTCGCAGCGTCCGGGAGATTCACCGCAGCCAGAGCTGGGACGACAG CTCTGTGTCTGACGTGTGGACCCCCAGGGGCGAGCGCCGCTTCGAGAAGCCCCTGCGGCGCGAGGTGACGGGCCGGCCCGGCTTTGAGGAGGTGGCCGccgtggccccggggcccggcagGAAGGAGCACACGCGGGCCGACAGCGACAACTGGCGCACCCTGCGGGAGgagcaggcggaggaggagggcggcggcggcggcagcggggtCGGCGGCGTCGCCgtgggcggaggagggggaggaggaggaggcggcgtggAGCCGGGCAGCAACTGGAGGATGGGCGTCTGCCGCAGGGACG GAACTTTTGATCTAACCCCATCAGACGGAGGTCCTCGCTCAGCAGGCTGGCGGGACCACAGCGCCCCGGGCGAGAGTCGGCGCAGGAAGTTTGACTTTGACTTCCGGGACTCTGACgggcgcggcggcggtggcggcgggcggcggcgagCGGGGAGTGAGGGCATGGAGGACGACCGGGACGGGCTCCCAGAGTGGTGcacagacgaggaggagggagacctggGCACCTTCGACTCCTCTGGAGCGTTCATGCCCCttaag AAGGGAGGCAAGGACATGAtcctggaggaggagttggactTCCAGGGCAtcgaggaggaagatgaggacgaGTTCCCCGCTGACTCTGAGAGGCCCAACAACTCCGGCGGTGATAAAGATAAGG AGAGCAAGGAGACCGGGTTCGGCGACCACCAGGGTAAACGCTCCCCACCTTGCTCCTCCCCCCCGAACCACATGAACCCCGACTCCAAGGCTGGCGGCACAAGGATGGTTGTCCAAGACAACCCCCAGCAAACAAACAACCTGCCCCACAAAGGCAGTAACATGTTGAACGACG CAGGTCCCGCGGGGTTGTCCAAGGTCCACGTGAGCCTCAGTAACAACGTGTCCAACAACGCCGGCCATGCCCACGCCTCggtccttccctcccccccgccctcctctgcTGCTCCGCTCCTCCCTCCTGCAGGGGGAGACATCGAGGACGACGAGGGCATGAAGCACCTACAGCAG GAGGCGGAGAAGATGGTGGCGTCGCTGCAGGACACgtccctggaggaggagtgCTTCACCCAGGCCctgcagcaccaccagcaccaccaccaccagcaccagcagcagcagcagaggcaggaacagcagcagcagcagcaagacgGCCGCAACACGGCCGACGCACTCCCACTGGGCCACGAGGCCGCCAAGAAGTGGTTCTACAAGGACCCCCAGGGGGAGATCCAAG gCCCCTTCACCACCATGGAGATGTGCGAGTGGTTCCAGGCGGGCTACTTTACCATGACGCTGCTGGTGAAGCGTGGCTGCGACGAGGGCTTCCAGCCCCTCGGCGACGTCATCAAGATGTGGGGCCGCGTGCCCTTCGTCCCGGGACCCTCGCCGCCCCCGCTGCTGGTgaggccccctcccccccagcgccCACAGGCCACACAGAGGAGCTCCTCTGTGACG ggtaaCCTGGAGCAGGAGCGTCTGAAGAAGCAGCAGGAGCTGATCTACCAGCAgatccagcaacagcagcagctcttCCAGCTCATCAACAG GTGCAGTGATCAGGGTATGATGCCTTCGATGAACAGGTCGATGTCAGTGCCAGATACAGGGTCCATGTGGGACATGCATACCTCAGCTTCTCAACCGTCGG GCGGAGAGGCCAGTCTTTGGGACTTAACAATGAATTCTTCTACTCAGGGTCCAACTCTCGAACAGCTTCAAAAG caggagagaagagaggctgAACTCAGGGcgaagcgggaggaggaggagcgcaagcgacgggaggagaagaggagacaggaggagctaaagaggagggaagaggaggacctCTTCCGGCGCAAGCAG TGCCGACAGCAGCAGGAGCTCATCATGAAGTTACTCCAGCAGGCCCCCCTGCAGCAGGGCTCCGGCGCCGGGGGCTCGGGCTGGGGAGGGCCCTCCTCCTCTGGGATGGCCAAGTCAGGAAAGCCCCCGGCTCTCACCTTGCTGGAGATGCACCAGGAGGCCGAACGCATACTGAAGCAGCAGCGggtccagcagcagagagacagg caCTCCGGCATGCCCATGGGCTCCTCCTCCATGGGGGGCCAGTGGGCGGACGGCGTGGGCATGTGGGGCGGCCCGGGGGGCATGGACTCCAAGGCCCCCGGGGGAGGCTCTTCCGGCGGGATGGGCATGTGGGACGAGGCGGTGAAGAACCAGGGCAGTCTCCGTGGCAACAACAACATGGGCATGAAGAACAGCCGCAGCAGCCCGTCGCTCAg tgaccAGTACCTGATGCGGCGCAAGCGGACGGAGGACGAGGACAAGCTGCTGAAGCTCCTCCAGGGCATGAAGCCCCAGGACGGCTTCACCACCTGGTGCGAGCAGATGCTGCACGCCCtcaacacctccaccaacaactcctcctcctcgctggatG tggCCACCATCGTTGCGTACCTGAAGGAGGTGGAGTCGCCCTACGCTGTGCTGGACTTCATCAGGTCCTACCTGGGCGACACCGTGGAAGCCAAAGAGTTCGCCAAACAGTTCCTGGAGCGCCGTGCCAAACAGAAAGCTAACCAACAGAGACAGCAGCAACAG TTATCAAAGGAAGTTGCTGGATTGAACATGAACTTCCCACTGCAG GACTCCATGCGCGGTATGAATCCCGGCGCCCTGCAGTCCATGTTCCAGAACACCCACATGGGCAAGGCTGGTCTCTATGACAACCAAGGagggaagatgaagaagaaacaGCCCATGATGCTGCATTCTGACCCCAGCATTTTAG gcTACTCATTCCACAACACGGGCGAGTGTCTGAGCCTGAATGAAATGGAGATGGAGGATTACTGA
- the gigyf1a gene encoding GRB10-interacting GYF protein 1 isoform X9: protein MTAETLNFGPEWLRALSSGGSVTSPPPSPAMPKYKLAEYRYGREEMLALYIKDNKVPEDMQDKEFAAILQEEPMQPLALVPLTEEEQRNFSMSVNSVAVLRLMGKGVGGPAPAGVVRGRGAARGGRGRGRGEGGFYQRSIEEPELGFGRSVREIHRSQSWDDRGERRFEKPLRREVTGRPGFEEVAAVAPGPGRKEHTRADSDNWRTLREEQAEEEGGGGGSGVGGVAVGGGGGGGGGGVEPGSNWRMGVCRRDDGGPRSAGWRDHSAPGESRRRKFDFDFRDSDGRGGGGGGRRRAGSEGMEDDRDGLPEWCTDEEEGDLGTFDSSGAFMPLKKGGKDMILEEELDFQGIEEEDEDEFPADSERPNNSGGDKDKESKETGFGDHQGKRSPPCSSPPNHMNPDSKAGGTRMVVQDNPQQTNNLPHKGSNMLNDAGPAGLSKVHVSLSNNVSNNAGHAHASVLPSPPPSSAAPLLPPAGGDIEDDEGMKHLQQEAEKMVASLQDTSLEEECFTQALQHHQHHHHQHQQQQQRQEQQQQQQDGRNTADALPLGHEAAKKWFYKDPQGEIQGPFTTMEMCEWFQAGYFTMTLLVKRGCDEGFQPLGDVIKMWGRVPFVPGPSPPPLLVRPPPPQRPQATQRSSSVTGNLEQERLKKQQELIYQQIQQQQQLFQLINSDQGMMPSMNRSMSVPDTGSMWDMHTSASQPSGGEASLWDLTMNSSTQGPTLEQLQKQERREAELRAKREEEERKRREEKRRQEELKRREEEDLFRRKQCRQQQELIMKLLQQAPLQQGSGAGGSGWGGPSSSGMAKSGKPPALTLLEMHQEAERILKQQRVQQQRDRHSGMPMGSSSMGGQWADGVGMWGGPGGMDSKAPGGGSSGGMGMWDEAVKNQGSLRGNNNMGMKNSRSSPSLSDQYLMRRKRTEDEDKLLKLLQGMKPQDGFTTWCEQMLHALNTSTNNSSSSLDVATIVAYLKEVESPYAVLDFIRSYLGDTVEAKEFAKQFLERRAKQKANQQRQQQQLSKEVAGLNMNFPLQDSMRGMNPGALQSMFQNTHMGKAGLYDNQGGKMKKKQPMMLHSDPSILGYSFHNTGECLSLNEMEMEDY from the exons ATGACTGCTGAGACTCTTAACTTCGGCCCAGAATG GCTTCGTGCACTGTCCAGTGGGGGGAGTGTGacatctccccctccttcccccgccATGCCAAAGTACAAGCTGGCCGAGTACCGCTACGGCCGCGAGGAGATGCTAGCACTTTATATCAAAGACAACAAG GTCCCCGAGGACATGCAGGATAAGGAGTTTGCTGCTATTCTGCAAGAAGAACCCATGCAGCCGCTGGCACTGGTGCCCCTCaccgaggaggagcag AGGAACTTCTCCATGTCTGTGAACAGCGTGGCGGTGCTGAGGCTCATGGGTAAAGGAGTGGGAGGCCCCGCCCCGGCCGGTGTGGTCCGGGGCCGAGGGGCCGCGAGAGGCGGTCGAG GTCGTGGGCGCGGAGAAGGCGGGTTCTACCAAAGAAGTATTGAGGAGCCGGAGTTGGGCTTCGGTCGCAGCGTCCGGGAGATTCACCGCAGCCAGAGCTGGGACGACAG GGGCGAGCGCCGCTTCGAGAAGCCCCTGCGGCGCGAGGTGACGGGCCGGCCCGGCTTTGAGGAGGTGGCCGccgtggccccggggcccggcagGAAGGAGCACACGCGGGCCGACAGCGACAACTGGCGCACCCTGCGGGAGgagcaggcggaggaggagggcggcggcggcggcagcggggtCGGCGGCGTCGCCgtgggcggaggagggggaggaggaggaggcggcgtggAGCCGGGCAGCAACTGGAGGATGGGCGTCTGCCGCAGGGACG ACGGAGGTCCTCGCTCAGCAGGCTGGCGGGACCACAGCGCCCCGGGCGAGAGTCGGCGCAGGAAGTTTGACTTTGACTTCCGGGACTCTGACgggcgcggcggcggtggcggcgggcggcggcgagCGGGGAGTGAGGGCATGGAGGACGACCGGGACGGGCTCCCAGAGTGGTGcacagacgaggaggagggagacctggGCACCTTCGACTCCTCTGGAGCGTTCATGCCCCttaag AAGGGAGGCAAGGACATGAtcctggaggaggagttggactTCCAGGGCAtcgaggaggaagatgaggacgaGTTCCCCGCTGACTCTGAGAGGCCCAACAACTCCGGCGGTGATAAAGATAAGG AGAGCAAGGAGACCGGGTTCGGCGACCACCAGGGTAAACGCTCCCCACCTTGCTCCTCCCCCCCGAACCACATGAACCCCGACTCCAAGGCTGGCGGCACAAGGATGGTTGTCCAAGACAACCCCCAGCAAACAAACAACCTGCCCCACAAAGGCAGTAACATGTTGAACGACG CAGGTCCCGCGGGGTTGTCCAAGGTCCACGTGAGCCTCAGTAACAACGTGTCCAACAACGCCGGCCATGCCCACGCCTCggtccttccctcccccccgccctcctctgcTGCTCCGCTCCTCCCTCCTGCAGGGGGAGACATCGAGGACGACGAGGGCATGAAGCACCTACAGCAG GAGGCGGAGAAGATGGTGGCGTCGCTGCAGGACACgtccctggaggaggagtgCTTCACCCAGGCCctgcagcaccaccagcaccaccaccaccagcaccagcagcagcagcagaggcaggaacagcagcagcagcagcaagacgGCCGCAACACGGCCGACGCACTCCCACTGGGCCACGAGGCCGCCAAGAAGTGGTTCTACAAGGACCCCCAGGGGGAGATCCAAG gCCCCTTCACCACCATGGAGATGTGCGAGTGGTTCCAGGCGGGCTACTTTACCATGACGCTGCTGGTGAAGCGTGGCTGCGACGAGGGCTTCCAGCCCCTCGGCGACGTCATCAAGATGTGGGGCCGCGTGCCCTTCGTCCCGGGACCCTCGCCGCCCCCGCTGCTGGTgaggccccctcccccccagcgccCACAGGCCACACAGAGGAGCTCCTCTGTGACG ggtaaCCTGGAGCAGGAGCGTCTGAAGAAGCAGCAGGAGCTGATCTACCAGCAgatccagcaacagcagcagctcttCCAGCTCATCAACAG TGATCAGGGTATGATGCCTTCGATGAACAGGTCGATGTCAGTGCCAGATACAGGGTCCATGTGGGACATGCATACCTCAGCTTCTCAACCGTCGG GCGGAGAGGCCAGTCTTTGGGACTTAACAATGAATTCTTCTACTCAGGGTCCAACTCTCGAACAGCTTCAAAAG caggagagaagagaggctgAACTCAGGGcgaagcgggaggaggaggagcgcaagcgacgggaggagaagaggagacaggaggagctaaagaggagggaagaggaggacctCTTCCGGCGCAAGCAG TGCCGACAGCAGCAGGAGCTCATCATGAAGTTACTCCAGCAGGCCCCCCTGCAGCAGGGCTCCGGCGCCGGGGGCTCGGGCTGGGGAGGGCCCTCCTCCTCTGGGATGGCCAAGTCAGGAAAGCCCCCGGCTCTCACCTTGCTGGAGATGCACCAGGAGGCCGAACGCATACTGAAGCAGCAGCGggtccagcagcagagagacagg caCTCCGGCATGCCCATGGGCTCCTCCTCCATGGGGGGCCAGTGGGCGGACGGCGTGGGCATGTGGGGCGGCCCGGGGGGCATGGACTCCAAGGCCCCCGGGGGAGGCTCTTCCGGCGGGATGGGCATGTGGGACGAGGCGGTGAAGAACCAGGGCAGTCTCCGTGGCAACAACAACATGGGCATGAAGAACAGCCGCAGCAGCCCGTCGCTCAg tgaccAGTACCTGATGCGGCGCAAGCGGACGGAGGACGAGGACAAGCTGCTGAAGCTCCTCCAGGGCATGAAGCCCCAGGACGGCTTCACCACCTGGTGCGAGCAGATGCTGCACGCCCtcaacacctccaccaacaactcctcctcctcgctggatG tggCCACCATCGTTGCGTACCTGAAGGAGGTGGAGTCGCCCTACGCTGTGCTGGACTTCATCAGGTCCTACCTGGGCGACACCGTGGAAGCCAAAGAGTTCGCCAAACAGTTCCTGGAGCGCCGTGCCAAACAGAAAGCTAACCAACAGAGACAGCAGCAACAG TTATCAAAGGAAGTTGCTGGATTGAACATGAACTTCCCACTGCAG GACTCCATGCGCGGTATGAATCCCGGCGCCCTGCAGTCCATGTTCCAGAACACCCACATGGGCAAGGCTGGTCTCTATGACAACCAAGGagggaagatgaagaagaaacaGCCCATGATGCTGCATTCTGACCCCAGCATTTTAG gcTACTCATTCCACAACACGGGCGAGTGTCTGAGCCTGAATGAAATGGAGATGGAGGATTACTGA